Within the Arthrobacter sp. V1I7 genome, the region CGTCACAACAATCTTTGCCTCAGGAGCAATGGCGTGGGCGGCCAGGATGAGGGTGCCGACACGTTCCGGGATCAGGGCGAGGTTCGCCTGAGCCGCCTGAAGCGCGGGACCACAGCCCGGGGATTGGAGACCGCCCCCGCACGCGACCATCACGGCGCCGACATTGAGATCGTTGCCACCGGCCGTAATCGTCAGGAGTTTGGCCGTCGGCGTCAGACGGGGCAATTGCAAGTCGATGACGTCCTTGGTCGTCTTCCCGCTGCAAGCCAGGTTAGCAACGAGCTCCACGTCTTTAATTCGGTCGCCCAGGACAGGGTATCCCTTCTTGCTCACGAAGCAGGCAGGAGGGGTTGTATCCGTATAGTGCTCAGCTCCCTGGCCCGCGGCATAAGAGTCGCCGAGCGCAACGTACGCGATCGCGCTTCGGGCGGGCGCAGTGTGGGCCGGCGCCGCAGCGAGGCCCGCACCGATAGCCAGAGTGGCGAGGCCGGCAGCCAGTGCTGTGCGACGGCGTCGGAGTTTCAGACTTCCCATGGTGTTCC harbors:
- a CDS encoding SGNH/GDSL hydrolase family protein — its product is MGSLKLRRRRTALAAGLATLAIGAGLAAAPAHTAPARSAIAYVALGDSYAAGQGAEHYTDTTPPACFVSKKGYPVLGDRIKDVELVANLACSGKTTKDVIDLQLPRLTPTAKLLTITAGGNDLNVGAVMVACGGGLQSPGCGPALQAAQANLALIPERVGTLILAAHAIAPEAKIVVTGYPHLFEPSIDALPATANTFVDALNASIAGAAAATSRLGVNTQYVDVAPAFAGHGLGSTEPWINLDLSDGLTPDDYHPNSKGFRFGYFASLKAAGVYTVP